Proteins co-encoded in one Brassica rapa cultivar Chiifu-401-42 chromosome A02, CAAS_Brap_v3.01, whole genome shotgun sequence genomic window:
- the LOC103855317 gene encoding phytosulfokines 5 translates to MAKFTTFFFIIVLLLCSTLTNASAQPTPTSVYSGEISVEKLEQGEENCEGVGEEECFLIRRTLAAHTDYIYTQNHNP, encoded by the exons ATGGCTAAGTTCACAACTTTCTTCTTTATCATTGTTCTCCTCCTCTGCTCCACGCTAACAAACGCATCAGCCCAGCCTACTCCAACGTCCGTTTATTCGGGAGAAATCTCCGTTGAG AAATTAGAACAAGGAGAGGAAAACTGCGAAGGTGTTGGAGAAGAAGAGTGCTTCTTGATACGAAGAACTTTGGCTGCTCATACTGATTACATCTACACACAAAACCACAATCCCTAA
- the LOC103855318 gene encoding uncharacterized protein LOC103855318, with translation MKAKKMKKESNLAKLVKSPVRFLIMARDAYIRSMTSCSAGYIRGGGGSGGFGLPAGNFQICEEPSTTLPRSFTLNSSTTTVATRERCRFVSDYSRGGGEITVATGGPLDLRRNYSCIVMGRIDEEQACDKFEEEDLLFDKFKKRKIDRVFTIHPR, from the coding sequence ATGAAAGCTAAAAAGATGAAGAAAGAGAGCAACCTAGCAAAACTGGTGAAATCTCCCGTTCGTTTTTTGATCATGGCACGTGATGCCTACATACGTAGCATGACATCATGCTCCGCCGGTTATATTCGTGGTGGTGGTGGCTCCGGCGGTTTCGGTTTGCCGGCTGGTAATTTCCAAATCTGCGAAGAACCAAGCACCACTCTCCCTCGTAGCTTCACACTCAATTCGTCCACGACGACGGTAGCGACACGTGAACGCTGCCGGTTTGTCTCGGACTACTCACGTGGTGGTGGAGAAATCACGGTGGCGACTGGAGGACCGTTGGACCTCCGAAGAAACTATAGCTGCATAGTGATGGGAAGGATCGATGAAGAGCAGGCTTGTGATAAGTTCGAAGAAGAGGATTTGCTATTTGACAAATTCAAGAAACGAAAAATAGATAGAGTTTTTACTATACATCcaagataa